Proteins from one Deltaproteobacteria bacterium genomic window:
- a CDS encoding histone deacetylase, whose translation MLRAKNKTGLVFFPAFDWAISPTHPEREERLLYTQDQIIEEGLLDIPGITEYRARPATYEDIRRVHFCFPDERAVTTESHLISSGGCMVAADALMKKEVECAFALVRPPGHHATRIVYGNRGFCNVNNEAIMIEYIRDTYGVRKVAIVDTDCHHGDGTQDIYWNDPETLFISMHQDGRTLYPGSGFPTEFGGINARGTTLNIPLPPNTGEEGFLYVLDEIVIPALERFEPELVVNSAGQDNHYSDPITNMNFSAQGYATLTSRLKPHLAVLEGGYSIEDSLPYVNVGIILALAGLDYSHVREPRYDVEYKPQPRDITSFIQRLAKELNAYFVGEEHLRHCQSDGTIIKRSRCIHYDTDMIQDEQSELIRVCRQCAGAWCIHSRSSWGHKTLAVHNPRHSCPECTKTALEWFDQADKKTYQHVVLQDRANRTYVMK comes from the coding sequence ATGTTGAGAGCCAAGAATAAAACAGGTCTCGTCTTCTTTCCCGCTTTTGACTGGGCCATCAGTCCCACCCATCCTGAGCGCGAAGAACGACTCCTCTATACCCAGGATCAGATCATAGAAGAAGGACTGCTGGACATACCCGGGATCACCGAATATCGCGCCAGACCCGCCACCTATGAGGACATCCGGCGGGTTCATTTCTGCTTTCCCGACGAACGGGCCGTCACTACCGAGAGTCACCTGATTTCTTCGGGTGGGTGCATGGTCGCTGCTGATGCGTTGATGAAAAAAGAAGTCGAGTGCGCCTTCGCCCTGGTTCGCCCGCCGGGTCATCACGCCACCCGGATCGTCTATGGGAATCGGGGTTTCTGCAATGTAAACAACGAAGCCATCATGATCGAGTACATCAGGGACACGTACGGCGTCCGAAAAGTGGCCATAGTGGACACGGACTGCCACCACGGAGACGGAACCCAGGACATCTACTGGAACGATCCGGAGACCCTGTTCATTTCCATGCATCAGGACGGAAGGACCCTGTATCCCGGTTCCGGATTTCCCACTGAATTCGGCGGCATCAATGCCCGAGGAACCACCCTCAACATACCTCTGCCGCCCAATACGGGGGAGGAAGGATTCCTGTACGTGCTCGACGAGATCGTCATCCCGGCTTTGGAACGCTTCGAGCCGGAGCTTGTGGTGAATTCCGCGGGACAGGACAATCATTATTCAGATCCCATCACCAACATGAACTTTTCCGCCCAGGGGTACGCCACGCTCACCAGCCGGCTCAAGCCCCACCTGGCCGTGCTCGAGGGAGGGTACTCCATCGAAGACAGCCTGCCGTATGTAAACGTGGGAATCATACTGGCCCTGGCGGGATTGGATTACTCCCACGTTCGGGAGCCCAGGTATGATGTCGAGTATAAACCGCAACCCCGGGATATCACTTCCTTCATTCAGCGGCTGGCCAAAGAGCTGAACGCGTATTTTGTAGGCGAGGAGCATTTGAGGCACTGCCAGAGCGACGGCACGATCATTAAGCGCAGCCGTTGCATCCATTACGACACGGACATGATCCAGGACGAACAATCGGAATTGATTCGAGTCTGCAGGCAGTGCGCCGGCGCCTGGTGCATACATTCCCGATCCAGTTGGGGCCACAAGACCCTGGCCGTGCATAATCCCAGACATTCGTGTCCGGAATGCACGAAGACCGCCCTCGAATGGTTCGATCAGGCGGACAAGAAGACGTACCAACATGTTGTCCTGCAGGACCGCGCCAACCGCACCTATGTGATGAAGTAG
- a CDS encoding hydantoinase/oxoprolinase family protein, translating to MILGLDVGGTHTDTALISPGGVARVVKTPTTSDLMQTLTFALSRTLETIPLVNLERMVFSTTLATNAVVQDQLRDVGMMVFAGPGLDPAAFSVGPSYHVIPGVVDHRGVEVVPPDEKAVERARLEITSKGIDHLGIVGKFSVRHPKHELLVHSWVRDHFKYISLGHTVSGALNFPRRIQTTYLNAAISDIHVRFVEALRATLDCLGLTAPSFLLKPEGGAVLMERTLDHPAHTAQSGPAASVVGAMALCGANHTALVLDIGGTTTDMALLLDGRPLMNPNGIQLGPYKTLIPSLCTKSIGAGGDSQVRIDENGALKVGPNRLGPPAAMGGPAPTPTDAFIVLESMAAGKPHLACEAMKSLARPLCSDPRSIAEAVIQRTACHIAEKAREFIEEINSQPVYTIHEVIQGRYVQPEKIIVIGGPAPNFAPYLERALGLPTIVPRYYKAANAVGAACARVTSELTLHADTALGVVLIPEEDFQQGIPPTFTIEEARALALDKLRERALREGADPEGLKTRITEEGAYNMVRGFHKVGKNIRLKAQVTPGLYRRYSF from the coding sequence ATGATTCTCGGACTGGATGTCGGCGGCACCCACACGGATACGGCTCTTATTTCTCCGGGCGGCGTGGCCCGCGTGGTAAAGACCCCCACCACTTCCGACCTGATGCAAACGTTGACATTTGCCCTATCGAGGACCTTGGAAACCATACCTCTGGTCAACCTGGAACGCATGGTGTTTTCGACCACCCTGGCCACCAATGCGGTGGTTCAGGACCAGCTCAGAGACGTCGGAATGATGGTCTTCGCCGGACCCGGACTGGATCCGGCTGCGTTTTCCGTAGGTCCTTCATACCATGTCATACCCGGGGTTGTGGACCACCGCGGCGTGGAAGTCGTCCCTCCGGACGAGAAAGCCGTCGAGCGCGCCCGGCTGGAAATCACGTCCAAGGGAATCGATCATTTAGGCATCGTAGGGAAATTCAGTGTGCGGCATCCGAAACACGAGCTGCTCGTCCACTCCTGGGTTCGGGATCATTTCAAATACATTTCCTTGGGCCATACGGTTTCCGGCGCGCTGAACTTCCCGAGACGCATTCAAACCACCTACCTCAACGCCGCGATCAGTGATATTCACGTTCGTTTCGTGGAAGCGCTGAGGGCCACTCTGGATTGTCTCGGTCTGACGGCTCCGAGTTTTCTGCTCAAGCCGGAGGGCGGCGCCGTTCTGATGGAGCGGACCCTGGATCATCCGGCGCACACGGCCCAGTCCGGTCCCGCCGCCAGCGTGGTGGGGGCCATGGCCCTGTGCGGAGCCAATCATACGGCGCTTGTGCTGGACATCGGAGGAACGACCACCGACATGGCGCTGTTGTTGGACGGCCGGCCGTTGATGAATCCCAACGGGATTCAACTCGGCCCCTACAAGACTCTTATCCCCTCCCTGTGCACCAAATCCATCGGCGCAGGAGGAGACAGCCAGGTTCGAATCGACGAGAACGGAGCTTTGAAGGTCGGACCGAACCGATTGGGGCCGCCGGCCGCCATGGGCGGACCGGCGCCTACACCCACGGACGCCTTTATTGTGTTGGAAAGCATGGCGGCGGGAAAGCCGCACCTTGCTTGCGAAGCCATGAAAAGCCTGGCGCGACCACTCTGCAGTGATCCGCGGAGCATAGCAGAAGCTGTCATTCAAAGGACCGCATGTCATATTGCTGAAAAGGCACGGGAATTCATCGAGGAAATCAACAGCCAACCCGTGTACACCATCCATGAAGTTATCCAAGGTCGTTACGTACAGCCGGAAAAAATCATCGTTATCGGAGGTCCGGCTCCGAATTTCGCCCCCTATCTCGAAAGGGCGCTAGGGCTTCCAACCATTGTACCAAGATATTACAAGGCGGCCAACGCCGTGGGCGCCGCCTGTGCGAGGGTAACCTCCGAACTGACGCTGCACGCGGACACGGCTCTTGGCGTGGTGCTCATACCGGAAGAGGATTTTCAACAAGGCATCCCCCCGACGTTCACCATCGAAGAAGCCAGAGCCCTGGCCCTGGACAAACTGAGGGAGCGCGCCCTTCGCGAAGGGGCTGATCCTGAAGGGCTAAAGACAAGAATCACCGAAGAGGGCGCATACAACATGGTGCGGGGCTTTCACAAGGTGGGCAAGAACATCCGCTTGAAAGCCCAGGTCACACCCGGACTTTACAGGAGATATTCTTTTTGA
- the hisF gene encoding imidazole glycerol phosphate synthase subunit HisF encodes MLTKRIIPCLDVRDGKTTKGIKFKNNIDIGDPVDMARLYYEEGADEIVFYDITASAEGRDIMLDVVSRVAAQVFIPFSVGGGIRTVKDMRDVLLAGAEKVSVNSAAVLNPEIIKEGARAFGSQCVVLGMDVKKVGIRDGIPSGYEIVINGGRRYMNIDALEWARKGEALGAGEICLNSIDADGTREGYELELTKLISTNVGIPVIASGGAGASEHISDVLEKAKADAALIASMTHYGDFTIRQIKDHLKQRGIPVRYIW; translated from the coding sequence ATGCTCACAAAAAGAATCATACCGTGTCTGGATGTAAGGGACGGTAAGACCACCAAAGGCATTAAGTTCAAAAACAACATCGACATCGGCGATCCCGTGGACATGGCCCGCCTCTACTACGAGGAAGGCGCTGATGAGATTGTTTTCTACGACATTACGGCCTCGGCGGAAGGCCGCGACATTATGCTGGACGTGGTGAGCCGGGTCGCCGCCCAGGTGTTTATTCCTTTTTCGGTTGGAGGTGGAATACGCACCGTGAAGGACATGAGGGACGTCCTGCTGGCCGGCGCCGAAAAGGTGAGCGTGAATTCGGCGGCCGTTCTGAATCCCGAAATCATAAAGGAAGGCGCCCGGGCGTTCGGATCTCAGTGCGTGGTGCTGGGAATGGACGTGAAAAAGGTCGGAATACGGGATGGCATCCCGTCGGGTTATGAGATCGTGATCAACGGCGGACGAAGATATATGAACATCGACGCCTTGGAATGGGCTCGAAAAGGCGAGGCCTTGGGCGCCGGCGAAATCTGCCTCAATTCCATCGATGCCGACGGTACCCGGGAGGGTTACGAACTCGAACTCACGAAGCTGATTTCAACCAACGTGGGCATCCCGGTGATTGCTTCCGGCGGTGCGGGCGCGAGCGAGCACATCTCGGACGTACTCGAAAAGGCCAAGGCCGATGCGGCGTTGATTGCCTCCATGACGCACTACGGAGATTTCACTATTCGGCAAATCAAGGATCATCTTAAACAGCGGGGAATACCCGTTCGATATATCTGGTGA
- a CDS encoding amidophosphoribosyltransferase, translating into MDRPKEYCGIFGIYGHPDAAKLTYFGLYALQHRGQESAGIVTSDGREVRQHLGMGLVSEVFNDGNLSELGGNMAIGHVRYSTTGSSLFKNAQPLLIQHGFQSLAIGHNGNLVNAAEIRRDMEKQGHIFQTTMDSEVFLHLMVPFENRTELEEAVVRALAKVKGAYSIVVMTRDTLVGARDPHGFRPLCLGRLNGSYVLASETCALDLVEAEYIRDVDPGEIVFIDKNGIHSIKPFEKVRSANCIFEFIYFARPDSNIFGQNVYQVRKRQGRQLAREFPMDVDFIMPFPDSGNYAALGYAEYSKLPLEMGVIRNHYVGRTFIQPSQVMREFGVRVKLNPVRSLLKDKRVVVIEDSVIRGTTTRTRINTLRTAGASEVHMLVSCPPHRHPCFYGIDFSSRGELIAASHTVEEIRRFIGLDSLGYLSLDGLLGATRMDREWFCLACFDGNYPIEVCEEFSKYCMEGVEARPV; encoded by the coding sequence ATGGATCGTCCAAAGGAATATTGTGGGATTTTTGGTATTTACGGCCATCCGGATGCGGCCAAGCTTACGTATTTCGGTCTGTACGCCCTCCAGCATAGAGGTCAGGAGAGCGCCGGCATCGTTACCAGCGACGGAAGGGAAGTCCGCCAGCACTTGGGCATGGGACTGGTTTCCGAGGTGTTCAACGACGGCAACCTGTCGGAATTAGGCGGCAACATGGCCATCGGCCACGTACGATACTCCACAACAGGTTCGTCGTTGTTCAAGAATGCCCAGCCTCTGCTCATTCAACACGGGTTTCAGAGCCTTGCCATAGGGCACAATGGAAACCTGGTCAACGCGGCGGAAATCCGCCGGGACATGGAGAAGCAAGGCCATATTTTTCAGACGACCATGGACAGCGAAGTGTTCCTCCACCTGATGGTGCCCTTCGAAAATCGGACGGAATTGGAAGAAGCCGTGGTTCGCGCTCTCGCGAAGGTAAAGGGGGCGTACTCCATCGTCGTCATGACCAGGGATACGCTCGTGGGCGCTCGGGATCCTCACGGCTTCAGGCCTTTATGTTTAGGCCGGCTCAACGGATCCTATGTTTTGGCTTCCGAGACCTGCGCCTTGGACCTTGTGGAGGCGGAATACATACGAGACGTGGATCCGGGCGAAATCGTCTTTATCGACAAGAACGGAATCCACTCGATCAAGCCTTTCGAAAAAGTGCGGTCCGCCAACTGCATCTTCGAATTCATCTACTTTGCACGACCGGACAGCAACATCTTCGGTCAGAACGTGTATCAGGTCCGTAAACGGCAGGGGCGCCAGCTGGCCCGCGAATTTCCCATGGACGTGGATTTCATTATGCCGTTTCCGGATTCGGGAAATTACGCGGCTCTGGGATACGCGGAATACTCGAAGCTGCCTTTGGAAATGGGCGTTATCCGCAACCATTACGTGGGGCGCACCTTTATCCAGCCGTCTCAGGTTATGAGGGAATTCGGCGTACGTGTTAAACTGAATCCGGTCCGGTCCCTTCTGAAGGATAAAAGGGTTGTTGTTATCGAGGATTCCGTGATTCGCGGTACTACGACGCGAACGCGTATCAACACGCTGAGGACCGCCGGCGCCTCCGAGGTGCATATGCTGGTGAGTTGCCCTCCTCACCGGCACCCGTGCTTCTATGGCATCGATTTTTCGAGCAGAGGCGAGCTGATCGCCGCAAGCCATACCGTGGAAGAGATACGCAGGTTCATTGGACTGGACAGCCTGGGGTACCTGAGTCTGGATGGGCTTCTGGGGGCCACGAGAATGGATCGCGAATGGTTCTGTCTGGCCTGTTTTGATGGAAATTATCCGATCGAGGTATGTGAGGAATTTTCCAAGTACTGCATGGAAGGTGTCGAGGCCCGTCCGGTCTGA
- a CDS encoding RNA-binding protein — translation MNIYVGNLSYGVTEEDLRLAFEEFGQVESVNIIKDKYTGQSKGFGFVEMPSSDEARSAIEGMNGKEVKGRSVNVNEARPRAEGGGGGRGGAGGGGGGRRSSGGGGGGGGRRGPGGGSGGGGGRGGSGGGGGGRRSY, via the coding sequence ATGAACATTTACGTAGGGAATTTGTCGTACGGCGTCACCGAAGAGGACTTGCGGCTGGCTTTTGAAGAATTCGGCCAGGTTGAATCAGTTAATATCATAAAAGACAAATATACGGGGCAGTCCAAAGGGTTCGGATTCGTTGAGATGCCCTCCTCCGACGAAGCCCGATCCGCCATCGAGGGAATGAACGGAAAAGAGGTCAAAGGCCGAAGCGTGAACGTCAACGAAGCTCGCCCCCGAGCTGAAGGCGGCGGCGGTGGTCGGGGCGGCGCCGGTGGCGGAGGCGGCGGACGACGAAGCAGTGGCGGCGGTGGAGGCGGAGGAGGGAGACGAGGACCCGGAGGTGGGAGTGGTGGTGGAGGAGGACGAGGAGGAAGCGGTGGAGGCGGCGGCGGACGTCGTTCCTACTAA